The following proteins come from a genomic window of Salvia hispanica cultivar TCC Black 2014 chromosome 4, UniMelb_Shisp_WGS_1.0, whole genome shotgun sequence:
- the LOC125185287 gene encoding uncharacterized protein LOC125185287: MAGKVEEKKLEECTVSNALGTWIFSVAGALIAIPVGIKRKSLAPLVFFGTTGTMLDIIMGIDACEREHAERQMKLLEAQNAAAVDSTAES; the protein is encoded by the exons ATGGCCGGCAAAGTGGAGGAGAAGAAATTAGAAGAATGCACTGTTTCAAA TGCTTTGGGGACATGGATTTTCTCAGTGGCGGGTGCTCTGATTGCGATCCCAGTTGGAATCAAACGGAAATCTCTGGCACCCCTCGTGTTCTTTGGCACGACAGGTACCATGCTCGACATAATCATGGGGATTGATGCTTGCGAGAGGGAACACGCAGAGCGCCAGATGAAGCTCTTGGAAGCGCAGAATGCTGCAGCAGTCGATTCTACTGCTGAATCTTGA
- the LOC125219292 gene encoding protein GET1-like has product MEDIQTEQRKSIAAPVIFILVFAFHFISKYIESQKNKKGSGENLDAKLRREIKQLLKEASTLSQPSTFAQAAKLRRTAAAKEKELAKYLEMQEKDMKLSVTSYGKHLMISKVFTYFVLILWFWKIPVATISDQLVHPFGRLLSWRAGNSLKDSVVIGVIPWLIVSTRVSKFICRKVFE; this is encoded by the exons ATGGAAGATATTCAAACGGAGCAACGGAAATCAATTGCAGCTCCAGTGATTTTCATCCTTGTATTTGCTTTCCACTTCATATCTAAGTACATCGAATCCCAAAAAAACAAG AAAGGATCAGGCGAAAACTTGGATGCTAAATTGCGACGAGAAATCAAGCAGCTATTGAAGGAGGCCAGTACTTTGTCGCA GCCTTCAACATTTGCTCAAGCTGCAAAACTAAGAAGAACGGCAGCTGCAAAGGAGAAGGAACTTGCAAAAT ATCTAGAGATGCAAGAGAAGGATATGAAGTTGTCAGTTACTTCATACGGAAAACACTTGATGATATCAAAG GTATTTACGTATTTTGTGCTGATTTTATGGTTCTGGAAGATACCCGTAGCCACAATATCTGATCAACTCGTGCACCCTTTTG GAAGGTTGCTTTCTTGGAGAGCAGGAAATTCTTTGAAGGACAGTGTTGTG ATTGGAGTCATACCATGGTTGATAGTCTCCACCAGAGTGAGCAAATTTATTTGCAGAAAGGTATTCGAGTAA